The Bacillota bacterium nucleotide sequence TCCTCCCGCGCCTGGCGCATCTCCGCCTCGCGCGCGGGATGGGTGACGAAGACCACCTCCGCCCGCTCGCCCTGGCTGCGCATCTGCAGCACCTGGCGGAGGCTGATGCCGTGGCGGGCCATGGCCCCGGCCAACGCCGCCAGCGTCCCCGGGCTGTCCGCCACTTCCAGGCGCAGGTAGTAGGCCGAGCGGATGGCGTCGGCGGGCAGCACGGGAAGCGCATCGGCGCCGCTGCGCGGCTCCGGCCGCCAGGGCCGGCTGCCGCGCGCCACCTGGACCAGGTCGCCCAGGATGGCGCTGGCGGTGGCGTAGCCGCCCGCGCCGAGGCCGTAGAACATCAGCTCGCCCACCGGGTCACCCTCGACGAAGATGGCGTTGGCGGCACCGCGCACGCTGGCCAGCGGATGATCCAGCGGCACCAGCGCGGGGTGGACGCGCGCCTCGATGCCCGCCTCGCGGTGGATGGCGGTGCCCACGAGCCGGACGGCGTAGCCCAGCTGGGCGGCGTAGCCCAGGTCGACCGGGTCGAGCGCCGTGATCCCCTCGGTGTAGACCGCCTCGGGCGAGACCCAGGAGCCGAAGGCGTAGCTGGCCAGGATGGCCAGCTTCCTCGCCGTGTCGCGCCCCTCCACGTCGTCGGAGGGGTCGGGCTCGGCGTAGCCCAGCTCCTGCGCCTCGGCCAGCGCCTCGCGGAAGGTGGCTCCCGCCGAGGCCATGCGGCTGACGATGTAGTTGGTCGTCCCGTTGAGGATGCCGGTCACCCGCGTGATCCGGTTGGCCACCAGCATCTCCTCGATGGGGCGGATGATGGGGATGCCGGCGCCCACCGAGGCCTCGAAGCGAAGCTGCGCGCCGTGCTCGCGGGCAAGGCGGAGGAGCTCGGGCCCGTGGTGGGCGATCAGCTCCTTGTTGGCCGTCACCACGCTCTTGCCGGCGGCCAGGGCGCGACGGACGTAGCTTCCGGCCGGCTCGAGGCCGCCCATCAGCTCCACCACCACCTCCACCGCCGGATCGTCGAGAAGCTCGTCCAGGTCGGTCGTCAGGAAGCCGGGCGGCGGCGTCACCGGGCGCGTCTTCCCCGGCTCGCGCACCAGCGCCCGCCGCACCGCGATGGGCCGGCCGGCGGCCCAGCCGAGCCGGCGCGAGCGCTCTTCGATCAGCTGCCAGACGCTCGAACCGACGTTGCCGAAACCGAGGAGGGCGACGACCAGAGGTTCGGTCAAGGCTCGGACACCCCTTGCGTGTTGAGCGGAATTCTACTGCCTGCGGGGCCCGCCCGCCACCCCTCCCGCCTCCGGCTGCGCCCCGCTGGAGGCTGGAGGATCGCCCGCGCGGGCGGCGAACTATGGCGGAACCCGGGCCTGGGGAGCGTGGGAGCCGTGTGGAGAGGCGTCTGGGCGGAGTGGGGAGACTTCCTGCCGCGCACCGAGCGGACGCCCGAGCTGACGCTCTACGAGGGGGGCACCCCCCTCCTGTCCGCGCCGCGCCTGGCAGAGTGGGTGGGCGGCGGCATCCGCCTCTATCTCAAGTTCGAGGGACAGAACCCCACCGGCTCCTTCAAGGACCGGGGCATGGTGGTGGCGGTGGCCAAGGCGCTGGAGGAGGGGGCGCGCCACCTCGTCTGCGCCTCGACGGGCAACACCTCCGCCTCGGCGGCCGCCTACGCGGCGGCCGCCGGCATCCGCGCCACCGTCCTCATCCCGGAGGGCCAGATCGCCCGCGGCAAGCTGGCCCAGGCCGTCCGTTACGGGGCCCGCGTCCTGGCCGTGCGCGGCAACTTCGACCAGGCGCTGGAGGCGGCGCGGCGGCTGGCGGCGGAGCGGCCGGAGCTGGCCCTGGTCAACTCGGTCAACCCCATGCGCCTGGAGGGCCAGAAGACGGCGGCCTTCGAGGTCGTGGAGCAGCTGGGCGGAGCGCCCGACGTGCTGGCGCTGCCGGTGGGCAACGCGGGCAACATCACCGCCTACTGGATGGGCTTCCGCGAATACCACCGCGCCGGCCGGAGCCCGGGCCTGCCGCGCCTCTTCGGCTTCCAGGCCGAGGGGGCGGCGCCGCTGGTCCTGGGCCATCCGGTGGAGCGGCCGGAGACGGTGGCCTCGGCGATCCGCATCGGCCGTCCCGCCAGCGGCGAGCGCGCGCTGGCGGCGGCGCGCGAGTCGGGAGGCGCCATCCTGGCGGTCTCCGACCGGGAGATCCTCGAGGCCTACGCCGCCCTCGCGCGCCTGAGCGGGCTCTTCGCCGAGCCCGCCTCGGCCGCCCCGGTGGCCGGCCTGCGCCGCCTGGCCGCGGCGGGCGTGCTGGAGGCGGGCCAGCGCGTGGTGGCGGTCCTCACCGGCAACGGCCTGAAGGATCCGGAGACGGCGCTGGGCGGCGACCTGGTGGAGCGGTCGCTGGAGAGCGTGGAGGCGGAGCCCGGGCGGATCGCCGAGCGCCTCCTGGCCGGGTCGGGGGTCGCATGAGCGGCGCCGCCCGGCCCGGCGCCGCGCGGCGAACGGCCCCGCGGCCCGTCCCGGGCCGCTATCTGGCCCGCGCCCCGGCCAGCTCGGCCAACCTGGGCTCCGGCTTCGACTGCCTGGGCATCGCCCTCGAGCGCTGGCTGGAGTGCGAGGTGGAGCTGGAGCCGGCCGGGCCGCCCGGGCGCGGGCCGGAGCGGCGGGGGCGGGGCGACGACCTGGTGCTGCGGGGCTTCCTGCGCACGCTGGAGGCGGCGGGGGTGGACCGCCGGCGCTGGCGCGTCCGCGTCACGCGTCGCTCGCAGATTCCCGTCGGCCGCGGCCTGGGCTCCAGCGCGGCCGCCGTCGCCGCCGGGGCCGTGGCCGCCAACCAGGCGCTGGGCCGGGTGCTGGACGGCGAGGCGCTGCTCGGCTTGGTGGCCGGCGAGGAAGGCCACCCCGACAACGCGGCCGCCGCCCTCCTGGGCGGGCTGACGGCGGCGGCGGCGGTGGAGGGGCGCGTGGTCGCCGTCCGCCTCGAGCCGCCGTCCCCACTCCGCTTCGCCGCCCTGGTGCCCGAGCGCCCGCTCTTCACGCGCGCCTCGCGGGCCGCCCTGCCCGACGGCCTCGCCTGGCGCTCCATGGCCGAGGCGCTGCAGCGCGCCACCGCCCTGGTGGCGGCGCTGGCCGGCGGGCGCCTCGACCTCCTGCCCCTGCTGGCCCGCGGCGACTTCCACGAACAGCCCC carries:
- a CDS encoding homoserine kinase, translating into MSGAARPGAARRTAPRPVPGRYLARAPASSANLGSGFDCLGIALERWLECEVELEPAGPPGRGPERRGRGDDLVLRGFLRTLEAAGVDRRRWRVRVTRRSQIPVGRGLGSSAAAVAAGAVAANQALGRVLDGEALLGLVAGEEGHPDNAAAALLGGLTAAAAVEGRVVAVRLEPPSPLRFAALVPERPLFTRASRAALPDGLAWRSMAEALQRATALVAALAGGRLDLLPLLARGDFHEQPRAALVPGLGEAMGALRAAGLPVTLSGSGPSLLVWLHPGAPCRGRCQEQALAAALQILERAGSRARLLRLRPALTGASARRLEGE
- the thrC gene encoding threonine synthase, translating into MGAVWRGVWAEWGDFLPRTERTPELTLYEGGTPLLSAPRLAEWVGGGIRLYLKFEGQNPTGSFKDRGMVVAVAKALEEGARHLVCASTGNTSASAAAYAAAAGIRATVLIPEGQIARGKLAQAVRYGARVLAVRGNFDQALEAARRLAAERPELALVNSVNPMRLEGQKTAAFEVVEQLGGAPDVLALPVGNAGNITAYWMGFREYHRAGRSPGLPRLFGFQAEGAAPLVLGHPVERPETVASAIRIGRPASGERALAAARESGGAILAVSDREILEAYAALARLSGLFAEPASAAPVAGLRRLAAAGVLEAGQRVVAVLTGNGLKDPETALGGDLVERSLESVEAEPGRIAERLLAGSGVA
- a CDS encoding homoserine dehydrogenase; its protein translation is MTEPLVVALLGFGNVGSSVWQLIEERSRRLGWAAGRPIAVRRALVREPGKTRPVTPPPGFLTTDLDELLDDPAVEVVVELMGGLEPAGSYVRRALAAGKSVVTANKELIAHHGPELLRLAREHGAQLRFEASVGAGIPIIRPIEEMLVANRITRVTGILNGTTNYIVSRMASAGATFREALAEAQELGYAEPDPSDDVEGRDTARKLAILASYAFGSWVSPEAVYTEGITALDPVDLGYAAQLGYAVRLVGTAIHREAGIEARVHPALVPLDHPLASVRGAANAIFVEGDPVGELMFYGLGAGGYATASAILGDLVQVARGSRPWRPEPRSGADALPVLPADAIRSAYYLRLEVADSPGTLAALAGAMARHGISLRQVLQMRSQGERAEVVFVTHPAREAEMRQAREDVEALPSVYRVASLLRYHDGSQAALSPEAGGLRHP